The following coding sequences lie in one Xyrauchen texanus isolate HMW12.3.18 chromosome 25, RBS_HiC_50CHRs, whole genome shotgun sequence genomic window:
- the LOC127618493 gene encoding uncharacterized protein LOC127618493 isoform X1 has translation MRPVGWVSPNTWDSRRKSSFACNRDDLLDLTKETQGYSRTWSQPSDRVGTSSSNGVVRDCTASVCTVRFAEEPCTPCMQKKHGQGSKVHVCRYRKSYIEAQEKPSNPKEIPELPLHLPDSRTLNKPALETPTGCDSLEKCQQSNSIGNCSCEGYRQWIQNISQDRTDSSKGKLSFIPPVVGTSEKCHIVVQGQTNDRDSNSYIEMIPRLHVVPGKKTTAFRLVSPKINRRRLPKQDGPKDLKTPPAVIGPRINILDTSDTTMLNTQTETKKQPPISSTPSSLKADGLFHSGLCLTGGQDRSGRAVLEIYGDHQVWGSALISSQELCKLLLYLHTITRKDIKDLGMTVVLDARKKPVHPEFTKALLMVQELNPHIVHWGLMLVNKDCSYSHEKSPDITMEIVTSFKALYKIVDASQLTAALQGSLPYDHADWLQIHQKLYPFVSDLQDASALLSGAIKKLEGVHKIDTVQDVQQCIIEQKALMKDVLEDTGLVALQRGGGAMLARLRWETDVRSPHCEQSCEVIDTVTDVCNALQEQVHVLARKSNMSLQHLDLLLHLRELESRFTEIKEWFDTEGERRIQQAESVDDTSEGIQQTLHSFKAFLAEANERKHQAMMLVSEAESVQGPNCPETEVFYRMVSIFKSSLSDFLLRAERCCDDLGTMVYICHFCERASAMASDCRQFLEQDQFCCSLDQESCLWLQAYLQRLDEFSPEHFQDVRVQACSLSNSGALQVWNAAWLHYQEVRQHLKERLMFLEEALQVSLTVTPVGHHSDWLEMIPGEETVPGSELAEPGQHEEDQPVFVSEQSESRASQARDSIHSTVSCFNFRLDHKSRRTSKTSHKAKETPAECTKKGKHVRKEAHDQKPIELQGTTGCQWLPWQHAGCKNISKGSSGSEHEPIYSQNQHQVAQQYQNSQIGSFCSDMPHGETEGARDVTLFGESWRTDGEKAASTPECPSRTIRKLHRVMEELLMTEVEYVRSLAYILTHYFPLLTRADVPQDLRGQHGRIFGNLEKLYDFHGQHFQRELELCLAEPLRVGRCFLKHRESFGLYALYSQNKPQSDALIQHHIYFKRKQMELGDSMDLSSYLLKPVQRISKYSLLLQEILENCVAEQSGDREEIQTALEVVRFQLQHGNDLLTMDAIRDCDLNLNEQGHLIRQDEFWIIFRKKRSLRRVFLFQDVILFTKTKKNDREDDVYVYKLSIKTCEIGMTHSSGQTGLCFEIWFRRRRSQDTYILQAETRNVKEAWTRDLEQILWEQALKSRELRRQERSFMGMGWKPFVDIQPSNAAINENAVNGDNTVRENVGLLKMANPLVSGLQRGMVLPRPDSIGSGSSTSTVGSHSSSSSGRGSMSPNTYLGKHADITELSVALYSCVDPNCPAGRNASVSSLVLSRPSVPAACQTSPAHGLQDSSPALSRKNLSPGFNPQTDARSPLKVKQMHYTNSSVLKPSEIPT, from the exons ATGCGACCGGTTGGTTGGGTATCTCCAAACACATGGGACAGCAGAAGAAAGAGCAGTTTTGCCTGCAATCGCGATGACCTACTGGACCTGACCAAAGAAACTCAAGGATACTCAAGGACATGGTCTCAACCTTCAGACCGAGTAGGTACCTCAAGTTCTAATGGTGTTGTCCGGGACTGTACAGCTTCTGTATGTACCGTAAGGTTTGCAGAGGAACCCTGTACCCCCTGCATGCAGAAGAAACACGGACAAGGATCCAAAGTTCATGTGTGTCGGTATAGAAAGTCCTACATAGAGGCACAGGAGAAACCAAGTAACCCTAAAGAAATCcctgaacttcctcttcatcttcctgATTCTAGAACTCTTAACAAACCTGCTCTGGAAACTCCAACTGGTTGTGACTCCTTGGAGAAATGTCAGCAAAGCAACAGCATTGGTAACTGCTCATGTGAAGGGTATAGGCAGTGGATCCAGAACATTTCTCAGGACAGGACAGATAGCAGTAAAGGAAAACTCAGTTTTATCCCACCTGTGGTTGGGACTTCCGAAAAATGTCACATTGTTGTCCAAGGACAAACAAACGATAGAGATAGCAACAGCTACATAGAAATGATTCCAAGGCTTCATGTGGTGCCAGGGAAGAAGACCACAGCTTTTAGACTTGTGTCTCCAAAGATTAACAGAAGAAGACTACCAAAGCAAG ATGGCCCTAAGGACCTGAAAACTCCCCCTGCTGTTATTGGACCACGGATAAATATTTTAGACACCTCAGACACAACTATGTTAAACACACAAACTGAAACAAAGAAGCAACCGCCCATATCATCTACACCTTCTTCACTTAAAGCAGATGGCCTCTTTCACTCAGGACTGTGTCTAACAG GTGGTCAGGATCGGTCAGGCAGGGCAGTTCTGGAGATTTATGGAGATCACCAGGTCTGGGGTTCTGCTCTTATTTCCAGCCAGGAGCTCTGCAAACTACTTCTGTATCTCCATACCATCACCAG GAAAGATATCAAAGATCTTGGGATGACGGTTGTGCTTGATGCACGGAAGAAACCGGTTCACCCAGAGTTCACCAAAGCTCTCCTGATGGTGCAG GAACTCAACCCTCACATTGTGCACTGGGGCCTAATGCTAGTTAATAAGGACTGCAGCTACAGCCATGAGAAAAGTCCTGATATAACG ATGGAAATTGTGACCTCATTCAAGGCTCTTTATAAAATAGTGGACGCCAGTCAGTTGACTGCAGCCCTACAGGGGTCATTACCTTACGATCATGCTGACTGGCTACAAATCCATCAG AAACTCTATCCGTTTGTATCAGACCTGCAAGATGCCTCAGCCCTGCTATCAGGAGCTATAAAGAAACTGGAAGGTGTTCATAAAATCGACACAGTGCAg GATGTCCAGCAGTGCATTATAGAACAGAAAGCCCTGATGAAGGATGTGCTGGAAGACACCGGATTGGTGGCCTTGCAAAGAGGAGGTGGAGCCATGTTGGCGAGGCTGAGATGGGAAACTGATGTGAGGTCACCGCATTGTGAGCAGAGCTG TGAGGTGATAGATACAGTGACTGATGTGTGCAATGCACTACAGGAGCAGGTGCATGTGCTGGCCAGGAAGTCCAACATGTCCCTGCAGCACCTGGACCTCCTGTTACATCTCCGAGAACTGGAGTCCAGATTCACTGAG ATTAAAGAATGGTTTGATACAGAAGGAGAGAGGCGGATCCAGCAGGCTGAATCTGTGGACGACACCAGTGAAGGAATCCAGCAAACACTGCACAGCTTCAAAGCTTTTCTTGCAGAAGCAAAT GAGCGAAAGCATCAGGCGATGATGTTGGTGTCCGAAGCAGAGAGTGTGCAGGGGCCGAACTGTCCCGAGACAGAAGTGTTCTACAGAATGGTGTCCATCTTTAAATCCAGTCTGAGTGACTTCCTGTTGCGAGCAGAAAGGTGCTGTGATGATCTTGGGACTATGGTGTACATCTGCCACTTTTGTGAAAGG GCTTCAGCTATGGCCAGTGACTGCAGACAGTTTTTGGAACAGGACCAGTTTTGCTGCTCCCTGGATCAAGAGAGTTGTCTGTGGCTCCAAGCTTACCTGCAGAGATTAGATGAGTTTTCACCTGAGCACTTCCAGGATGTGAGAGTGCAGGCATGTTCTCTGTCCAACTCCGGGGCGCTGCAGGTCTGGAACGCCGCCTGGCTGCACTATCAGGAGGTCAGACAACATCTGAAGGAGAGACTGATGTTCCTAGAAGAAGCTCTGCAGGTTTCCCTTACAGTCACACCTGTTGGAcatcactctgattggctggagaTGATTCCAGGTGAGGAGACAGTGCCTGGGAGTGAATTAGCAGAACCTGGACAACATGAGGAGGACCAACCAGTGTTTGTGTCTGAGCAGTCGGAGAGCAGGGCGAGTCAAGCAAGAGATAGTATCCACAGTACTGTGAGCTGCTTCAACTTCAGGCTGGACCACAAAAGCAGGAGAACGTCCAAAACTTCACACAAGGCAAAGGAAACTCCGGCAGAATGCACCAAGAAAGGCAAACATGTTAGAAAAGAAGCCCACGACCAGAAACCCATTGAGTTGCAGGGTACCACTGGCTGTCAatggttaccatggcaacatGCAGGGTGCAAAAATATCAGCAAGGGTTCTAGCGGTTCTGAACATGAACCAATATACTCGCAGAACCAGCATCAGGTCGCCCAGCAGTACCAGAACTCTCAAATTGGCAGCTTTTGCTCTGACATGCCCCACGGTGAGACGGAGGGCGCTAGAGATGTCACTCTGTTTGGAGAAAGTTGGAGAACTGATGGAGAAAAAGCTGCATCCACCCCTGAGTGCCCAAGCAGAACTAT TAGGAAGCTTCATCGTGTCATGGAGGAGCTCTTGATGACGGAGGTGGAGTATGTGCGCTCTCTGGCCTACATCCTGACTCACTACTTCCCCCTGCTGACCAGAGCCGACGTGCCTCAGGATCTGCGCGGTCAGCACGGCCGGATCTTTGGTAACCTGGAGAAACTGTATGACTTTCACGGGCAACACTTCCAGCGAGAACTAGAGTTGTGTCTGGCAGAGCCGTTGAGAGTCGGGCGCTGTTTCCTAAAACAC agagagagtttTGGACTCTACGCCCTTTACAGCCAGAACAAACCCCAGTCAGATGCCCTCATCCAACATCATATATACTTCAAG CGTAAACAGATGGAGTTGGGTGATAGTATGGATTTGTCCTCCTACCTGTTGAAACCTGTCCAGAGGATCAGTAAATACAGTCTGCTGCTACAGGAGATTCTGGAAAACTGCGTGGCGGAGCAGAGCGGAGATCGAGAGGAGATCCAGACCGCTTTAGAGGTCGTCCGATTTCAGCTACAACACGGGAACGACCTGCTCACCATGGATGCCATCCGGGACTGTGAT CTAAACCTGAATGAGCAGGGCCATCTTATCCGTCAAGACGAGTTTTGGATTATTTTCCGTAAGAAACGGTCGCTGCGGCGAGTTTTTCTCTTTCAAGACGTCATCCTTTTTACCAAGACCAAAAAAAACGACCGTGAAGATGATGTGTACGTTTACAAACTGTCTATCAAG ACTTGTGAGATCGGAATGACCCACTCCAGCGGCCAGACCGGTCTGTGTTTTGAGATCTGGTTTAGGAGGAGACGATCTCAGGACACCTACATCTTACAGGCAGAGACACGCAACGTCAAGGAGGCCTGGACTAGAGACCTGGAACAAATATTGTGGGAACAAGCGCTGAAGAGCAGAg AATTGAGAAGAcaagagagatcgtttatgggaaTGGGTTGGAAACCTTTTGTAGACATTCAGCCCAGTAACGCAGCCATCAATGAAAATGCTGTGAATGGTGACAATACAGTAAGAG AAAATGTAGGATTACTGAAAATGGCAAATCCTCTTGTGTCTGGCCTTCAAAGAGGCATGGTATTGCCAAGGCCAGATTCGATTGGCTCTGGCAGCAGTACGTCAACCGTAGGCAGCCACTCGTCATCCTCGTCTGGGCGAGGCTCCATGTCACCCAACACTTACCTCGGAAAACACG CAGATATTACAGAGTTGTCTGTTGCTCTATATAGCTGTGTGGATCCTAATTGCCCCGCAGGAAGGAACGCATCTGTATCTTCATTGGTTCTCTCCAGACCttcagttcctgcagcgtgtcaaaCATCTCCAGCTCATGGTCTGCAGGACAGCTCACCTGCTCTCTCCAGAAAAAATCTCTCACCTGGGTTCAATCCACAAACTGATGCTCGCAGCCCTCTCAAGGTTAAGCAAATGCATTATACCAACAGCTCTGTTTTAAAACCTAGTGAGatacctacctag